The following proteins are encoded in a genomic region of Burkholderia pyrrocinia:
- the iolB gene encoding 5-deoxy-glucuronate isomerase: MTISPLLVKASADREICNVTPESAGWKHVGFRALRLKAGDTETLDTGARELCVVVLTGTVRADVDGETYDALGKRDSVFDEVSPDALYVPGGKTVTLVATRDAEIALCTAPYASGDKPVRRLDGERMRRSVRGQGTNTRYVCDILMGDNPAADRLLVVEVVTPASHSSSYPPHKHDRDAAPDETSLEETYYHRIDPPQGFAFQRVYTDDRSLDEACAVENHDVVMVPRGYHPVVAPHGYNLYYLNVMAGPSRAWAFKNDPAHEWMLDAPPTR; encoded by the coding sequence ATGACGATTTCTCCCCTGCTGGTCAAGGCATCCGCCGACCGCGAAATCTGCAACGTCACGCCCGAGTCGGCCGGCTGGAAGCACGTCGGCTTTCGCGCGCTGCGCCTGAAGGCGGGCGACACCGAAACGCTCGACACCGGCGCGCGCGAGCTGTGCGTCGTCGTGCTCACGGGCACGGTGCGCGCGGACGTCGACGGCGAAACCTACGATGCGCTCGGCAAGCGCGACAGCGTATTCGACGAAGTGTCGCCGGACGCGCTGTACGTGCCGGGCGGCAAGACCGTCACGCTGGTCGCGACGCGCGATGCGGAAATCGCGCTGTGCACCGCGCCGTACGCGAGCGGCGACAAGCCCGTGCGGCGCCTCGACGGCGAACGGATGCGCCGCTCGGTGCGCGGGCAAGGCACCAACACGCGCTACGTGTGCGACATCCTGATGGGCGACAACCCGGCGGCCGACCGGCTGCTGGTCGTCGAAGTCGTCACGCCGGCCAGCCATTCGAGCAGCTATCCGCCGCACAAGCACGACCGCGATGCGGCGCCCGACGAAACCTCGCTCGAGGAAACCTACTACCACCGGATCGATCCGCCGCAGGGTTTCGCGTTCCAGCGCGTGTACACGGACGACCGCAGCCTCGACGAAGCGTGCGCGGTCGAGAACCACGACGTCGTGATGGTGCCGCGCGGCTACCACCCGGTCGTCGCGCCGCACGGCTACAACCTGTATTACCTGAACGTGATGGCCGGGCCGAGCCGCGCGTGGGCGTTCAAGAACGATCCCGCGCACGAGTGGATGCTCGACGCGCCGCCGACGCGCTGA
- a CDS encoding branched-chain amino acid ABC transporter permease, whose product MRSRALAGFARWALFAACVALPAWLWPHGAVLGYLAQTAALVVLALSYNLQLGTTGLLSFGHAAFAGLGAFAAAHWFNRFGGPLPLLPLVGGVAGAGFGFVAGLLATRRSGTAFAMITLGLGECVAAAAWSVPAWFGGIGGVPIDRASGTPWGGWHFGAPAHAYAVIAAWCVASALAMHALTRTPLARLANAVRDNPARVAALGTDPRRVRLAMVTCASFFAGIAGTLTLIDVEIATPDSVSMARSATVLIAAVIGGTGAFFGPAAGAAVLTALSLVVAGVSRAWALYLGVLFVVIVVAAPRGIAGIAQTLAQALRRGAPAAERWRVLCGVGACVFWGVAIVCAAELGYAWRFAQDDGAGLAFGAWGIDADTPAGWAVACSAAGIGTLLWSWRARLVQGGKRGDGR is encoded by the coding sequence ATGCGTAGCCGCGCGCTCGCCGGCTTCGCTCGCTGGGCGTTGTTCGCCGCGTGCGTCGCGTTGCCCGCGTGGCTGTGGCCGCATGGCGCGGTGCTCGGCTATCTCGCGCAGACGGCCGCGCTCGTCGTGCTCGCGCTGTCGTACAACCTGCAACTCGGCACGACCGGGCTGCTGTCGTTCGGACACGCGGCGTTCGCGGGCCTCGGCGCATTCGCGGCCGCGCACTGGTTCAACCGCTTCGGTGGCCCGCTGCCGCTGTTGCCGCTCGTCGGCGGCGTGGCCGGCGCGGGTTTCGGTTTCGTCGCCGGGCTGCTCGCGACGCGCCGTTCAGGTACCGCGTTCGCGATGATCACGCTCGGGCTCGGCGAATGCGTCGCGGCCGCCGCGTGGAGCGTGCCCGCGTGGTTCGGCGGCATCGGCGGCGTGCCGATCGACCGCGCGAGCGGCACGCCGTGGGGCGGCTGGCATTTCGGTGCGCCGGCGCACGCCTATGCGGTGATCGCCGCGTGGTGCGTCGCATCCGCGCTGGCCATGCATGCGCTGACGCGCACGCCGCTCGCGCGGCTCGCGAACGCGGTGCGCGACAACCCCGCGCGCGTCGCCGCGCTCGGCACCGATCCGCGCCGCGTGCGGCTCGCGATGGTCACCTGCGCGTCGTTCTTTGCGGGCATTGCCGGCACGTTGACGCTGATCGACGTCGAGATCGCGACGCCCGACAGCGTGTCGATGGCGCGCTCCGCGACCGTGCTGATCGCCGCGGTGATCGGCGGTACCGGCGCGTTCTTCGGGCCGGCGGCCGGTGCCGCCGTGCTGACCGCGCTGAGCCTCGTCGTCGCGGGCGTGTCGCGCGCCTGGGCGCTGTATCTCGGTGTGCTGTTCGTCGTGATCGTCGTGGCCGCGCCGCGCGGGATCGCGGGCATTGCGCAAACGCTCGCGCAGGCGTTGCGGCGCGGCGCACCGGCGGCCGAGCGGTGGCGCGTGCTGTGCGGCGTCGGCGCGTGCGTGTTCTGGGGCGTCGCGATCGTCTGCGCGGCCGAGCTCGGCTATGCGTGGCGCTTCGCGCAGGATGACGGCGCGGGCCTCGCGTTCGGCGCATGGGGCATCGACGCCGATACGCCGGCCGGCTGGGCCGTCGCGTGCTCGGCGGCCGGCATCGGCACGCTGCTGTGGAGCTGGCGCGCGCGGCTCGTGCAGGGCGGCAAGCGAGGGGACGGGCGATGA
- a CDS encoding YbfB/YjiJ family MFS transporter, with amino-acid sequence MSRFDAPTAAAGALPSDQADRRARAAALACMVGLAVVLGVGRFAFTPLLPLMLADGSIGLKAGGWLASANYAGYFAGAVSCAALRVAPARMVRFGLVATVLLTAAMGVGHLLPVWLAVRFVAGVVSAWTFVFMSQWGLRRLAELVAPEWSGVIYAGPGVGIVLTGLIGSALAGQRAASGWLGFAALSAVLSVAIWRTFGAAPSAGAVPHAAAAAAAAPADARRHRAAAAWLVVLYGAPGFGYIITATFLPVIARAALPVGSPWPDLFWPMFGAALIVGAIAAARLPGHWDNRLLLAAGCATQALGIAAGIVWPNAAGFSVGSVLLGLPFTAITLFAMREARRLHGERAAGLMGYATASYGVGQILGPLVAAPLAARFGSFSPALWVAVAALLAGAAGFAATAARGRLRP; translated from the coding sequence ATGTCCCGCTTCGATGCCCCGACCGCCGCTGCCGGCGCGCTCCCGTCCGATCAGGCTGACCGCCGCGCCCGCGCGGCCGCGCTGGCCTGCATGGTCGGCCTCGCCGTCGTGCTCGGTGTCGGCCGCTTCGCGTTCACGCCGCTGCTGCCGCTGATGCTCGCCGACGGCTCGATCGGCCTGAAGGCCGGGGGCTGGCTGGCATCGGCGAACTACGCGGGCTACTTCGCCGGCGCGGTCAGTTGCGCGGCGCTGCGCGTCGCGCCCGCGCGGATGGTCCGCTTCGGGCTCGTGGCCACGGTGCTGCTCACTGCCGCGATGGGCGTCGGCCACCTGCTGCCCGTGTGGCTCGCGGTGCGCTTCGTCGCGGGCGTCGTCAGCGCATGGACGTTCGTGTTCATGTCGCAATGGGGGCTGCGGCGCCTGGCCGAGCTGGTCGCGCCCGAGTGGAGCGGGGTGATCTACGCGGGGCCCGGTGTCGGCATCGTGCTGACGGGGCTGATCGGCAGTGCGCTGGCCGGCCAGCGCGCGGCGTCGGGCTGGCTCGGCTTCGCGGCGCTGTCGGCCGTGCTGTCGGTCGCGATCTGGCGCACGTTCGGCGCAGCGCCGTCGGCCGGCGCCGTGCCGCATGCGGCCGCCGCAGCCGCTGCGGCGCCGGCCGACGCGCGACGCCATCGCGCGGCCGCCGCGTGGCTCGTCGTGCTGTACGGCGCGCCGGGCTTCGGCTACATCATCACCGCGACGTTCCTGCCCGTGATCGCGCGCGCCGCGCTGCCGGTCGGGTCGCCGTGGCCCGACCTGTTCTGGCCGATGTTCGGCGCGGCGCTGATCGTCGGCGCGATCGCCGCCGCGCGGCTGCCCGGGCACTGGGACAACCGGCTGCTGCTGGCGGCCGGCTGCGCGACCCAGGCGCTCGGCATCGCGGCCGGGATCGTGTGGCCGAACGCGGCCGGCTTCTCGGTCGGCAGCGTGTTGCTCGGCCTCCCGTTCACCGCGATCACGCTGTTCGCGATGCGCGAGGCGCGGCGCCTGCACGGCGAGCGCGCGGCCGGACTGATGGGCTATGCGACCGCGTCGTACGGTGTCGGGCAGATTCTCGGGCCGCTCGTCGCGGCGCCGCTTGCCGCGCGCTTCGGGTCGTTTTCTCCCGCGCTGTGGGTCGCGGTGGCCGCGCTGCTCGCGGGCGCCGCCGGCTTCGCGGCGACCGCCGCAAGAGGGCGCCTGCGACCCTGA
- a CDS encoding glucose 1-dehydrogenase produces the protein MSKLAGKVAIVTGGSKGIGAAIARALAAEGASVVVNYASSKAGADAVVSAIVEAGGRAVAVGGDVSKAADAQRIVDTAIDTYGRLDVLVNNSGVYEFAPIEAITEEHYRRQFDTNVFGVLLTTQAAVKHLGEGASIINISSVVTSITPPASAVYSGTKGAVDAITGVLALELGPRKIRVNAINPGMIVTEGTHSAGIIGSDLDKQVRSETPLGRLGEPDDIASVAVFLASDDARWLTGERLVASGGLH, from the coding sequence ATGAGCAAGCTGGCAGGCAAGGTAGCGATCGTCACGGGCGGATCGAAGGGTATCGGCGCCGCGATCGCCAGGGCGCTGGCCGCGGAAGGCGCATCCGTCGTCGTCAACTACGCGAGCAGCAAGGCGGGCGCCGACGCGGTCGTGAGCGCGATCGTCGAAGCCGGCGGCCGTGCGGTCGCGGTCGGCGGCGACGTGTCGAAGGCAGCCGACGCGCAGCGCATCGTCGATACGGCGATCGACACGTATGGCCGTCTCGACGTGCTCGTCAACAATTCGGGTGTGTACGAATTCGCGCCGATCGAAGCGATCACCGAAGAACACTACCGCCGGCAGTTCGACACGAACGTGTTCGGCGTGCTGCTCACGACGCAGGCGGCCGTCAAGCATCTCGGCGAAGGCGCGAGCATCATCAACATCAGCTCGGTGGTGACCAGCATCACGCCACCGGCCAGCGCCGTCTACAGCGGCACCAAGGGCGCGGTCGACGCGATCACCGGCGTGCTCGCGCTCGAACTCGGCCCGCGCAAGATCCGCGTGAACGCGATCAACCCGGGCATGATCGTGACCGAGGGCACGCACAGCGCGGGCATCATCGGTTCCGATCTCGACAAGCAGGTGCGCAGCGAGACGCCGCTCGGCCGCCTCGGCGAGCCGGACGACATCGCATCGGTCGCCGTGTTCCTCGCGTCGGACGACGCACGCTGGCTGACCGGCGAGCGCCTCGTCGCGAGCGGCGGGTTGCACTGA
- a CDS encoding ABC transporter ATP-binding protein, which produces MTALLDIRGLRAWYGLQPVLDGVDLALAPGETLALLGRNGSGRSTLAKAVMGLVRTTGSVRIAGAECAGARTFEIARRGVAYVAESRDVFPLLTVRDNLRLGLRGASGAAERAALERLFDRFPLLAARADVKAGRLSGGEQQVLALVRALAGSPRVLIVDEPAEGLAPLAVDEVGACLAALQADGVAIVLIEQRLQFAPRLARRVAVMGRGRIVYDGALDGLGGDVANAWLSAG; this is translated from the coding sequence ATGACGGCGCTGCTCGACATTCGCGGCCTGCGCGCGTGGTACGGGTTGCAGCCCGTGCTCGACGGCGTCGATCTCGCGCTCGCGCCGGGCGAGACGCTCGCGCTGCTCGGCCGCAACGGCTCGGGGCGCTCGACGCTCGCGAAGGCCGTGATGGGGCTCGTACGCACGACCGGCTCGGTGCGCATCGCCGGCGCCGAATGCGCGGGCGCGCGCACGTTCGAGATCGCGCGGCGCGGCGTGGCTTACGTGGCCGAAAGCCGCGACGTGTTCCCGCTGCTGACCGTGCGCGACAACCTGCGGCTCGGGCTGCGCGGCGCAAGCGGCGCGGCCGAACGCGCGGCGCTCGAACGCCTGTTCGACCGCTTTCCGCTGCTGGCTGCGCGCGCGGACGTGAAAGCCGGGCGGCTGTCGGGCGGCGAGCAGCAGGTGCTCGCGCTGGTCCGTGCGCTCGCCGGCAGCCCGCGCGTGCTGATCGTCGACGAACCGGCCGAAGGGCTCGCGCCGCTTGCGGTCGACGAAGTCGGTGCATGCCTCGCCGCGCTGCAGGCCGACGGCGTCGCGATCGTGCTGATCGAGCAGCGGCTGCAGTTCGCGCCGCGGCTCGCGCGGCGCGTCGCGGTGATGGGGCGCGGACGGATCGTCTACGACGGCGCACTCGACGGATTGGGCGGCGATGTCGCCAACGCGTGGTTGAGCGCCGGCTGA
- a CDS encoding acyl-CoA thioesterase, producing the protein MSDKPQPRPRDAYRHFLPITTRWMDNDVYGHVNNVVYYSYFDTVVNAYLIRAGVLDVEHGQTIGLVVETQCNYFAPLVFPQSVDAGLRVAKLGTSSVRYEIGLFAQGDASPAAQGHFVHVYVDRGTRRPVPLPDALRAALEPLAA; encoded by the coding sequence ATGTCCGACAAGCCGCAGCCGCGTCCGCGCGACGCCTATCGCCACTTCCTGCCGATCACGACCCGCTGGATGGACAACGACGTCTACGGGCACGTGAACAACGTCGTCTACTACAGCTACTTCGACACCGTCGTGAACGCGTACCTGATCCGCGCGGGCGTGCTCGACGTCGAGCACGGGCAGACCATCGGGCTGGTCGTCGAGACGCAGTGCAACTACTTCGCGCCGCTCGTGTTTCCGCAGTCGGTCGACGCGGGGCTGCGCGTCGCGAAGCTCGGCACGTCGAGCGTGCGCTACGAGATCGGACTGTTCGCGCAAGGCGACGCATCGCCCGCCGCGCAGGGGCATTTCGTGCACGTGTACGTCGATCGCGGCACGCGCCGGCCCGTGCCGCTGCCCGACGCGCTGCGCGCCGCGCTCGAGCCGCTCGCGGCCTGA
- the iolE gene encoding myo-inosose-2 dehydratase: MSWNVRIGINPLSWMNDDLPSLGGETPLETALKEGAEIGYAGFELGNKFPKTGPELKAKLAEFGLVCVSGWYSGFLAEVEPGMSDADAVAAEIERCRAHLTKLQVNDVKVVVYGECAGTIQGSIDTPVAKRPRFVDDAAWQRYAARLDAFGAHLLDTYGIKLAYHHHMGAYVESPDDVDRLMALTDQAKVFLLFDTGHAYFGGAADPVTLLKKHVSRVVHVHCKDVRPQVVTQARNDGWSFLNGVINGTFTVPGDGALDYEATLRTLKDAGYEGWLVVEAEQDPAVAPSYPYAKKGYESLRAIVDRLSA; this comes from the coding sequence ATGAGCTGGAACGTCCGCATCGGTATCAATCCCCTGTCGTGGATGAACGACGACCTGCCGTCGCTCGGCGGCGAGACGCCGCTCGAAACGGCGCTGAAGGAAGGCGCCGAAATCGGCTACGCGGGCTTCGAGCTCGGCAACAAGTTTCCGAAGACGGGCCCCGAGCTGAAGGCGAAGCTCGCCGAATTCGGGCTCGTCTGCGTGTCGGGCTGGTATTCGGGCTTTCTCGCGGAAGTCGAGCCGGGCATGAGCGACGCCGATGCGGTCGCCGCGGAAATCGAGCGCTGCCGCGCGCACCTGACGAAGCTGCAGGTCAACGACGTGAAGGTGGTCGTCTACGGCGAATGCGCGGGCACGATCCAGGGCAGCATCGACACGCCGGTCGCGAAGCGGCCGCGCTTCGTCGACGATGCCGCGTGGCAGCGCTACGCGGCGCGCCTCGACGCATTCGGCGCGCATCTGCTCGACACGTACGGGATCAAGCTCGCCTACCATCACCACATGGGCGCCTACGTCGAATCGCCGGACGACGTCGACCGGCTGATGGCGCTGACTGATCAGGCCAAGGTGTTCCTGCTGTTCGACACGGGCCACGCGTATTTCGGCGGCGCGGCCGACCCGGTGACGCTGCTGAAGAAGCACGTGTCGCGCGTGGTCCACGTGCATTGCAAGGACGTGCGGCCGCAGGTCGTCACGCAGGCACGCAACGACGGCTGGAGCTTCCTGAACGGCGTGATCAACGGCACGTTCACGGTGCCGGGCGACGGCGCGCTCGACTACGAGGCGACGCTGCGCACGCTGAAGGACGCCGGCTACGAAGGCTGGCTCGTCGTCGAGGCCGAGCAGGATCCGGCGGTCGCGCCGAGCTACCCGTATGCGAAGAAGGGCTACGAATCGCTGCGCGCGATCGTCGACCGGTTGAGCGCGTGA
- a CDS encoding ABC transporter ATP-binding protein: MNGNAIALHGVVQCFGAQTVLDGVELSIAAGERHALIGPNGAGKSTLFGVIAGAARPTRGRVVLHGVDLRGRGPVVASRLGIGRSFQQTSAFARLTVFDNLRCAALHAPAERRRWWNRLRESASVDLAAARVLRDIGLDARRDTPAAELSYAEQRALDLGIALASGARTLLLDEPTAGMSRAQAARMIALIRATTQGRTVLMIEHDMDAVFGFAERITVLVRGTVVATGAPDTIRADPAVRAAYLGERGV, encoded by the coding sequence ATGAACGGCAATGCGATCGCGCTCCATGGCGTCGTGCAGTGCTTCGGTGCGCAGACCGTGCTCGACGGCGTCGAACTGAGCATCGCGGCCGGCGAGCGCCACGCGCTGATCGGGCCGAACGGCGCGGGCAAGTCGACGCTGTTCGGCGTGATTGCGGGCGCAGCACGGCCGACGCGCGGGCGCGTCGTGCTGCACGGCGTCGACCTGCGCGGGCGCGGGCCGGTCGTCGCGAGCCGCCTCGGCATCGGCCGCAGTTTCCAGCAGACGAGCGCATTCGCGCGGCTGACCGTATTCGACAACCTGCGCTGCGCGGCGCTGCATGCGCCGGCCGAGCGGCGGCGCTGGTGGAACCGGCTGCGCGAATCGGCGTCGGTCGATCTCGCGGCCGCGCGCGTGCTGCGCGACATCGGTCTCGACGCGCGGCGCGACACGCCGGCCGCCGAGCTGAGCTATGCGGAGCAGCGCGCGCTCGATCTCGGGATCGCGCTCGCGAGCGGCGCGCGCACGCTGCTGCTCGATGAGCCGACGGCCGGCATGAGCCGCGCGCAGGCGGCGCGGATGATCGCGCTGATCCGTGCGACGACGCAGGGCCGCACGGTGCTGATGATCGAGCACGACATGGATGCGGTGTTCGGCTTCGCCGAACGCATCACGGTGCTGGTGCGCGGCACGGTGGTCGCGACCGGCGCACCTGATACGATCCGCGCCGATCCGGCGGTGCGCGCTGCCTATCTCGGCGAGCGTGGCGTATGA
- a CDS encoding LysR family transcriptional regulator: MDLAALAIFRAVVRENGVTRAAAKLNRVQSNVTTRIKQLEEELGAALFVRDGRRLVLTPAGHTLLPYAERLLALADEARDAVREDTPRGRLRLGTMESTAASRLPTVLARYHHAWPDVSLELLTGTTGWLIDRVRDFEIDAALFARPPAPDTLPDTFETVPIFREDLVLLTPRGHPPVRTPRDVILPTLIAFERGCTYRKYVEQWYAAHAVKPARVLELGSYHAIVACVAAGAGIAVAPRSVLDLQPETGNIAVHTIPELEGIDTLLAWRQGYASAALAALRDALTDAARQPGDAAKPTVTVPA, translated from the coding sequence ATGGACCTGGCGGCGCTGGCGATTTTCCGGGCCGTGGTGCGCGAGAACGGCGTGACGCGCGCGGCGGCCAAGCTCAATCGCGTGCAGTCGAACGTGACGACGCGCATCAAGCAGCTCGAGGAAGAACTCGGCGCGGCGCTGTTCGTGCGCGACGGCCGCCGGCTCGTGCTGACGCCGGCCGGGCACACGCTGCTGCCGTATGCAGAGCGCCTGCTCGCGCTTGCCGACGAGGCGCGCGACGCCGTGCGCGAGGACACGCCGCGCGGACGGCTGCGGCTCGGCACGATGGAGAGCACGGCCGCGAGCCGGCTGCCGACCGTGCTCGCGCGTTATCACCACGCATGGCCCGATGTGTCGCTCGAACTGCTGACGGGCACGACGGGCTGGCTGATCGACCGGGTGCGCGACTTCGAGATCGACGCCGCGCTGTTCGCGCGCCCGCCCGCGCCGGACACGCTGCCCGACACGTTCGAGACGGTGCCAATCTTCCGCGAGGATCTGGTGCTGCTGACGCCGCGCGGCCATCCGCCGGTGCGTACGCCGCGCGACGTGATCCTGCCGACGCTGATCGCGTTCGAGCGCGGCTGCACGTATCGCAAGTACGTCGAGCAGTGGTACGCGGCGCACGCGGTCAAACCGGCGCGCGTGCTCGAACTCGGCTCGTATCACGCGATCGTCGCGTGCGTCGCGGCCGGCGCGGGCATCGCGGTCGCGCCGCGTTCGGTGCTCGACCTGCAGCCCGAGACCGGCAACATCGCCGTGCACACGATTCCTGAACTCGAAGGCATCGACACGCTGCTCGCGTGGCGGCAGGGTTATGCGTCGGCGGCGCTCGCCGCGTTGCGCGACGCGCTCACCGACGCCGCGCGGCAGCCTGGCGACGCGGCAAAGCCGACCGTGACCGTGCCGGCCTGA
- a CDS encoding heme-degrading domain-containing protein: MMTTFLRIDHAPFDENAPDTALQRFNADVARRLGEIAINIASRRGLPIAVGIVGEAAPLFYCALDGSRADDSDAIRRRQNTVRRFGLSSLEVGAQFRRAGWSLRSQGLSDDDYALDGGGVPLRIAGAGIVGAMTIAGLDSEHNHALVVESLRWHVGANALAMIA, translated from the coding sequence ATGATGACGACCTTCCTGCGCATCGATCACGCGCCCTTCGACGAAAACGCGCCGGACACGGCGCTGCAGCGCTTCAATGCCGACGTCGCGCGCCGGCTGGGGGAAATCGCGATCAACATCGCGTCGCGCCGCGGGCTGCCGATCGCGGTCGGCATCGTCGGCGAAGCGGCGCCGCTGTTCTACTGCGCGCTCGACGGCAGCCGCGCGGACGACAGCGACGCGATCCGCCGCCGGCAGAACACCGTACGCCGTTTCGGCCTGAGTTCGCTCGAGGTCGGCGCGCAGTTTCGTCGCGCCGGCTGGTCGCTGCGCTCGCAGGGGCTGTCGGACGACGACTATGCGCTCGACGGCGGCGGCGTGCCGTTGCGGATCGCCGGGGCCGGCATCGTCGGCGCGATGACGATCGCGGGGCTCGACTCCGAACACAATCACGCGCTCGTCGTCGAGAGCCTGCGATGGCACGTCGGCGCGAACGCGCTGGCGATGATCGCGTAA
- a CDS encoding branched-chain amino acid ABC transporter permease has protein sequence MHAFALQAFNGLSYGLLLFMLSAGLTLIFSVQGVLNFAHASFYMLGAYVGYSIAARAGFWPALVLAPLAVGLLGAGCERWLLRRVHARGHTSELLLTFGLAYLIGEGAKLLWGLAPLPAPVPPLFDGAPVTVFGLALPRYRLFMMAMSVAMLVALGALLRASRIGLVVRAALTHRAAVEALGYDVPRVMTGLFGAGTALAALAGVIGAPLAVIEPALAETVGSIVFAVVVIGGLGSLGGAFAASLAVGFAQTFAAASDTSLRDLAQWAGVALPDSVAAVSIAQLAPLVPYLLLVAVLVARPRGLFGERADA, from the coding sequence GTGCACGCGTTCGCGCTCCAGGCCTTCAACGGCCTCAGCTACGGCTTGCTGCTGTTCATGCTGTCGGCCGGCCTCACGCTGATCTTCAGCGTGCAGGGCGTGCTCAACTTCGCGCATGCGAGCTTCTACATGCTCGGCGCGTATGTCGGCTACAGCATCGCGGCTCGCGCGGGCTTCTGGCCCGCGCTCGTGCTCGCGCCGCTCGCGGTCGGGCTGCTCGGCGCCGGCTGCGAACGCTGGCTGCTGCGCCGCGTGCACGCGCGCGGCCATACGAGCGAGTTGCTGCTGACCTTCGGCCTCGCCTACCTGATCGGCGAGGGCGCGAAACTGCTGTGGGGCCTCGCGCCGCTGCCGGCGCCCGTGCCGCCGCTGTTCGACGGTGCGCCCGTGACCGTGTTCGGTCTCGCGCTGCCGCGCTACCGGCTGTTCATGATGGCGATGTCCGTGGCGATGCTGGTCGCGCTCGGCGCGCTGCTGCGCGCGTCGCGCATCGGGCTCGTCGTGCGCGCCGCGCTCACGCACCGCGCGGCTGTCGAGGCGCTCGGCTACGACGTGCCGCGCGTGATGACGGGCCTGTTCGGCGCGGGCACCGCGCTCGCCGCGCTGGCCGGCGTGATCGGCGCGCCGCTCGCGGTGATCGAACCCGCGCTGGCCGAGACCGTCGGATCGATCGTGTTCGCGGTCGTCGTGATCGGCGGGCTCGGCTCGCTCGGCGGTGCCTTCGCCGCGTCGCTCGCGGTCGGTTTCGCGCAGACCTTCGCGGCCGCGAGCGACACGTCGCTGCGCGACCTCGCGCAATGGGCCGGCGTCGCGCTGCCCGACAGCGTGGCCGCGGTGTCGATCGCGCAGCTTGCGCCGCTGGTGCCGTACCTGCTGCTCGTCGCGGTGCTGGTCGCGCGGCCGCGCGGGCTGTTCGGCGAGCGCGCCGATGCGTAG
- a CDS encoding NUDIX domain-containing protein, with amino-acid sequence MTTADYRFCPRCASPLTERADSDHEGGRVRQACPDDTCGYVHWNNPLPVVAAIVELDGKILLARNAAWPEGMFALITGFLENGETPEDGIAREVFEETALKAEHVSLVGVYEFIRKNELIIAYHVRASGTVALSPELLEYRLVDPPLLRPWRAGTGVALADWMRARGLDFEFVDRPGQ; translated from the coding sequence ATGACCACCGCCGACTACCGCTTTTGCCCGCGCTGCGCGAGCCCGCTGACCGAGCGCGCCGATTCCGACCATGAAGGTGGCCGCGTGCGCCAGGCGTGCCCCGACGACACCTGCGGCTATGTTCACTGGAACAATCCGCTGCCCGTCGTCGCCGCGATCGTCGAGCTCGACGGCAAGATCCTGCTCGCGCGCAACGCGGCCTGGCCCGAAGGGATGTTCGCGCTGATCACCGGGTTCCTCGAGAACGGCGAGACGCCCGAGGACGGCATCGCGCGCGAGGTGTTCGAGGAAACGGCGCTGAAGGCCGAGCACGTGTCGCTCGTCGGCGTCTACGAATTCATCCGCAAGAACGAACTGATCATCGCGTATCACGTGCGCGCGTCGGGCACGGTCGCGCTGTCGCCGGAACTACTCGAATACCGGCTCGTCGATCCGCCGCTGCTGCGCCCGTGGCGCGCCGGCACGGGCGTCGCGCTGGCCGACTGGATGCGCGCGCGCGGCCTCGATTTCGAGTTCGTCGACCGGCCGGGGCAGTGA